The region CGGGAGTGTCACCAATCAGCCGAAGTAGGTGTCACCCATCACCCGAAACACTGACACCCATCACCCGAAGCTCGAGTGAGAGGCATCAGCCGAAGTCATACAGGATGCGAGTGCGCCGCCAGGGACTCGAACCCCGAACCCGCGGATTAAGAGTCCGCTGCTCTGCCAGTTGAGCTAGCGGCGCGTGGGGTCAACCCTAGCAGCGCCGAGACCGGCCAGGCAGGGACGAAGGTCCTCGCGGGCAGGCTACGGGCGCGGCGGAGGTCGGCCGGCGGGAGCGCTCAGACCGCGTCGTAGTCGACGGTCACGGCTCCCGTCGTCGGCCGCGACTGGCAGGTCAGGACGAAGCCGGCATCGAGCTCCCACTGCTGAAGCGCGTAGTTGACCGCCATGTCGACCGAGCCGCTCACGACCTGGGCCCGACAGGTCGCGCAGACTCCGCCGGTGCACGAGAACGGTACGTCGAGCCCGGCCGCACGAGCCGAGTCGAGCACGGTGTCCCCGCGATGGCCGGGGATCGTGCGCCGCACGCCGGCCAGCACCACCTCGAGCTGCACGGCCTCCTCGTCACCTTCGCCGGGGTGATGGACGGCGCGGACGGTGTGCGAGCCGTAGAGCTCAAGGTGCACGTGCTCGGCCGGAATGCCGAGCTCGATCAACGTGTCGCGCACCTCGACCGTCATCGGCTCCGGACCGCACGAGAACGCCTCGTCGTACGACGGGATGTGGATCAGCTCCTTGCCGAGCGCGCGCAGCTTGTCCGCGTTGACCCGCCCGTTGAGCAACGGTGTGGCTTGGCTCTCCCGACTGAAGATGTGGATCACGTGCAGTCGGTCGAGATAGCGGTCCTTGAGGTCGTTCAACGCCTCGGCGAAGATCACCGAGCTCGATCCGCGATTGCCGTAGACGAGCGTGCACCGGCTGGCCGGCTCCTGCGCAAGGATCGTCCGCAACAGCGCCATGACCGGCGCGATCCCACTTCCGGCTGCGACGAAGAGGTACCCCTTCTCGTGGCTCGCG is a window of Mycobacteriales bacterium DNA encoding:
- a CDS encoding 2Fe-2S iron-sulfur cluster-binding protein translates to MARVFHPLRVAEIRRETDDTVSLALEVPADLAETFRFAPGQFLTFRVDGPDGKPVQRSYSICSAPGDGELRVVVKRLTGGVFGERAHTTMRVGDALDTLPPLGRFTVPIDASHEKGYLFVAAGSGIAPVMALLRTILAQEPASRCTLVYGNRGSSSVIFAEALNDLKDRYLDRLHVIHIFSRESQATPLLNGRVNADKLRALGKELIHIPSYDEAFSCGPEPMTVEVRDTLIELGIPAEHVHLELYGSHTVRAVHHPGEGDEEAVQLEVVLAGVRRTIPGHRGDTVLDSARAAGLDVPFSCTGGVCATCRAQVVSGSVDMAVNYALQQWELDAGFVLTCQSRPTTGAVTVDYDAV